In the genome of Paracoccus tegillarcae, one region contains:
- the lysA gene encoding diaminopimelate decarboxylase, protein MDHFNYQQGHLHAEEVALSRIAAAAGTPVYIYSAATLRRHFGLFQQALDWTDHMICYAVKANSNLAILRLMADMGAGMDVVSGGEYARAKAAGVPGERIVFSGVGKTVAEMRQALEGGIRQFNVESEPELRALSQLADSMGAEAPIAIRVNPDVDAKTHEKIATGKSENKFGIPIARAREVYAEAAKLPGIRVTGIDMHIGSQLTDLDPYAQAYAKMADLTRALRADGHEITRLDMGGGLGIPYRRDNSAPPLPIEYGQVIRDAVGDLGCEIEIEPGRNIVGNAGVLLASVIYVKQGEGRDFLILDAAMNDLLRPAMYGAHHDIVPVNEPAVGVDVLPYDVVGPVCETGDTFQKGTQLPAMLAGDLVAFRSAGAYGAVMASEYNTRPLVPEVLVDGDQFAVIRARPSIEEILSRDTIPEWF, encoded by the coding sequence ATGGATCATTTCAACTATCAGCAGGGTCATCTGCATGCCGAAGAGGTGGCTCTGTCGCGGATCGCGGCGGCGGCAGGCACGCCGGTCTATATCTATTCGGCCGCCACGTTGCGCCGGCATTTCGGGCTGTTCCAGCAGGCGCTGGACTGGACCGATCATATGATCTGCTATGCGGTGAAGGCCAATTCCAATCTGGCGATCCTGCGGTTGATGGCGGATATGGGCGCGGGCATGGATGTCGTCTCGGGCGGGGAATATGCGCGTGCCAAGGCGGCAGGCGTGCCGGGCGAGCGGATCGTGTTTTCCGGCGTCGGAAAGACAGTGGCCGAGATGCGGCAGGCGCTGGAAGGCGGTATCCGGCAATTCAATGTCGAATCCGAGCCCGAGTTGCGGGCCTTGTCACAACTGGCCGACAGCATGGGGGCCGAGGCGCCGATTGCGATCAGGGTGAACCCCGATGTCGACGCCAAGACGCATGAAAAGATCGCAACCGGCAAGTCCGAGAATAAATTCGGCATTCCGATCGCGCGGGCGCGCGAGGTTTACGCCGAGGCGGCAAAGCTGCCCGGGATCCGTGTGACCGGCATCGACATGCATATCGGCAGCCAGTTGACCGATCTGGACCCATATGCCCAAGCCTATGCCAAGATGGCCGATCTGACCCGCGCGCTGCGCGCCGATGGCCATGAAATCACCCGTTTGGATATGGGCGGAGGATTGGGCATTCCCTATCGCCGCGACAATAGCGCGCCGCCCTTGCCCATCGAATACGGGCAGGTGATCCGTGATGCCGTGGGTGATCTGGGCTGTGAAATCGAAATCGAACCGGGCCGCAACATCGTCGGCAATGCCGGTGTGCTGCTGGCCTCGGTCATTTATGTGAAACAGGGCGAGGGGCGGGATTTCCTGATCCTCGATGCCGCGATGAACGACCTGCTGCGGCCTGCGATGTATGGCGCGCATCACGACATCGTGCCGGTGAACGAGCCTGCCGTGGGGGTCGATGTCCTGCCCTATGACGTGGTCGGGCCGGTCTGCGAGACAGGCGATACCTTTCAGAAGGGGACCCAACTGCCGGCGATGCTGGCCGGTGATCTGGTCGCGTTCCGATCGGCGGGGGCCTACGGCGCGGTGATGGCGTCCGAGTACAACACACGGCCTCTGGTGCCCGAAGTTCTGGTCGACGGCGATCAATTTGCCGTCATTCGGGCAAGGCCAAGCATTGAGGAAATCCTGTCGCGCGATACCATACCGGAATGGTTCTAA